A region from the Mycoplasmopsis phocirhinis genome encodes:
- a CDS encoding YcsE-related riboflavin metabolism phosphatase — MNKSQLKQNIKLAAFDIDGTLLPYTQAEFSDIVTLMFEQLKNKKIYSVLATAREFITIGDLMNKTPDLDYFIGANGMFVYDLKQQKIIYEKTISLRDLRIIYDALNFIPESQGLTITDLDWCYHTPGMNLDTWFLKPHKAKMKPMNFDTMDKNHLHIITVQTQNQHQTDIAVQKINEVIKQNNLNVEISSTWYKGVFISPIGVTKSHTIEWLANKLGLKNNTNVIAFGDSSNDVEMVSNVAWGVVMEDADDSLKKIAKDIAKSVKVDGVYLKLKELELI, encoded by the coding sequence ATGAATAAATCACAATTAAAACAAAACATAAAATTAGCTGCTTTTGATATCGATGGTACATTATTGCCATATACTCAAGCCGAATTTAGCGATATTGTTACTTTAATGTTTGAACAGTTAAAAAACAAAAAAATTTATAGTGTTTTAGCTACTGCAAGAGAATTTATCACAATTGGTGACTTAATGAATAAAACACCTGATTTAGATTATTTTATAGGTGCTAATGGTATGTTTGTTTATGATTTAAAACAACAAAAAATAATTTATGAAAAAACTATTTCTTTACGCGATTTACGTATTATTTACGATGCGTTAAATTTTATTCCAGAATCACAAGGTTTGACAATAACAGATTTAGACTGATGTTATCATACACCTGGAATGAATTTAGATACTTGATTTTTAAAACCTCATAAAGCTAAAATGAAGCCGATGAATTTTGATACAATGGACAAAAATCACTTACATATAATTACAGTTCAAACACAAAATCAACATCAAACCGATATAGCTGTGCAAAAAATTAATGAAGTTATTAAACAAAATAATTTAAATGTTGAAATAAGTTCAACTTGATACAAAGGTGTATTTATTTCTCCAATAGGAGTAACTAAATCGCACACTATTGAATGATTAGCTAACAAACTTGGTTTAAAAAATAATACTAACGTTATAGCTTTTGGTGATAGTTCTAATGATGTTGAGATGGTTAGCAATGTCGCTTGGGGTGTGGTGATGGAAGATGCTGATGATTCGTTAAAAAAAATAGCAAAAGATATAGCCAAAAGCGTTAAAGTTGACGGTGTTTATTTAAAACTAAAAGAATTAGAACTTATTTAA
- a CDS encoding glycine cleavage system protein H, which produces MKKVAKYLIIEKTQSNLYYLRMTPEMQDDIGTIGFLQFKNTDKTLLNTNDEFASLEASKAVLTLKMPLDAKVVEWNQAAKNDPKLISSANDELNWIMKLSDIDENVFASLEDF; this is translated from the coding sequence ATGAAAAAAGTTGCAAAATATTTAATTATTGAAAAAACACAATCAAATTTATATTATTTAAGAATGACACCAGAAATGCAAGATGATATTGGAACAATAGGTTTTTTACAATTTAAAAATACAGATAAAACCCTGTTAAACACTAATGATGAATTTGCGTCATTAGAAGCTTCAAAAGCTGTATTAACCTTAAAAATGCCTTTGGACGCAAAAGTTGTTGAATGAAATCAAGCTGCTAAAAACGACCCTAAATTGATTAGCTCAGCCAACGATGAATTAAACTGAATTATGAAACTATCAGATATTGATGAGAATGTGTTTGCATCTCTTGAAGATTTTTAA
- a CDS encoding FAD synthase, whose amino-acid sequence MSLYVYNLKNLPKFNHPIFMIGSFEAFHAGHNLLYEKAKELNLLHNNTRDIIIVYFSDVEQMPKNLGKKFSDHLFRLHSFAQLGFKHALKLDYKLIHALEPNDFIDLIIDKQNDFDIVVGSDFKYGSKAKANVKTLKSRFKDKIHSIDIMRLNNEQKVSTSFIKEALIAGDIDLVNLLNLYKYGFNAKIFKQNDILNLQFDLDLTPMRAGVYCVNIIIEDINYYALMLITNDNQRLIEMIDFSWTSLSKHDCKIVVFAFLRPFFTNSQIKANESDFTRAKEYFTYLSN is encoded by the coding sequence ATGTCTTTATATGTCTATAATTTAAAAAATTTACCAAAATTTAACCACCCGATTTTTATGATTGGATCTTTTGAAGCTTTCCATGCCGGTCATAATTTATTGTACGAAAAAGCTAAAGAATTAAATTTATTACACAATAATACTCGCGACATAATTATTGTTTATTTTAGTGATGTTGAACAAATGCCCAAAAATTTAGGAAAAAAATTCAGTGATCATTTATTTAGGTTGCATTCATTTGCACAATTAGGTTTTAAACACGCATTAAAATTAGATTACAAACTTATTCACGCGTTGGAACCTAATGATTTTATTGATTTAATAATTGATAAACAAAATGATTTTGACATTGTTGTTGGTTCAGATTTTAAATATGGGAGTAAGGCTAAAGCCAATGTCAAAACTCTAAAATCAAGGTTTAAAGACAAAATTCATTCAATTGACATTATGAGACTAAATAATGAACAAAAAGTATCAACATCATTTATAAAAGAAGCGTTAATTGCTGGTGATATTGATTTGGTTAATTTATTGAATTTATATAAATATGGCTTTAATGCTAAAATTTTTAAACAAAATGATATTTTAAATTTACAATTTGATTTGGATTTAACACCAATGCGAGCAGGTGTTTATTGTGTCAATATTATTATTGAAGATATAAATTATTATGCTTTAATGTTAATTACCAATGATAATCAACGTTTAATTGAAATGATTGATTTTAGTTGGACTAGTTTATCAAAACATGATTGTAAAATTGTGGTATTTGCGTTTTTGCGACCTTTTTTTACCAATTCACAAATTAAAGCCAATGAAAGTGATTTTACTAGAGCAAAAGAGTATTTTACTTATTTGTCGAATTAA
- a CDS encoding lipoate--protein ligase, with protein MILVEPIRNGKYIKDGAYWLAIQIWAVNNLKLDDTVVFPGIADPHVQIGYFQNPEVEVNFKYLKDKKIDIVRRNTGGGAIYLDSNSCNICYLIPYKDNESIIGNYQKFYAPTIKILKEMGAKNVTQSGKNDLSIDGRKVSGAAMMLIDDVIYGGNSLLYNVDYDAMIDVLKPNRKKIESKGIKSVRQRVAALSEYLDEEYKNLDIFEFKEIFLKKLFNTDDLRKVKRYELSEKDWSEIDELVNTKYKNWDWTFGLSPRYSYNRDARLSIGTINFSIEVEQGKIDKIKISGDFFTKKDLTILEQELIGTKMVREDLILALEKAQLDSYFFNQLNPCEIVDVILDESENE; from the coding sequence ATGATTTTAGTAGAACCAATTAGAAATGGAAAATACATTAAAGATGGGGCTTATTGATTAGCCATTCAAATTTGAGCTGTCAATAATCTAAAATTAGATGATACAGTTGTTTTTCCGGGAATTGCTGATCCGCATGTACAAATAGGGTATTTTCAAAATCCTGAAGTTGAAGTTAATTTTAAGTATTTAAAAGATAAAAAAATAGATATTGTGCGAAGAAACACGGGTGGAGGAGCTATTTATTTAGATTCTAATTCGTGCAATATTTGTTATTTAATACCATACAAAGATAATGAATCAATTATTGGAAATTACCAAAAATTTTATGCTCCCACTATTAAAATTTTAAAAGAAATGGGTGCTAAAAATGTTACTCAATCTGGTAAAAACGATTTAAGCATCGATGGTCGCAAAGTTTCTGGTGCTGCGATGATGTTGATTGACGATGTAATTTATGGTGGTAATTCATTACTTTATAATGTGGACTATGATGCGATGATTGATGTTTTAAAACCTAATCGTAAAAAAATTGAATCTAAAGGAATCAAGTCTGTTAGACAAAGAGTTGCAGCTTTGAGTGAATATTTAGACGAAGAATACAAAAATTTAGATATTTTTGAATTTAAAGAAATCTTTTTGAAAAAATTATTCAATACTGATGATTTACGTAAAGTAAAACGGTACGAATTAAGTGAAAAAGATTGAAGTGAAATCGATGAATTAGTAAATACTAAATACAAAAATTGGGATTGAACTTTTGGTTTAAGTCCACGTTATTCATATAATCGTGATGCGAGATTATCAATTGGCACAATTAATTTTTCAATTGAGGTTGAACAAGGCAAAATTGATAAAATTAAAATTTCAGGTGATTTTTTCACTAAAAAAGACTTAACCATTTTAGAGCAAGAACTAATTGGAACTAAAATGGTGCGTGAAGACTTAATTTTAGCTTTAGAAAAAGCACAATTAGATTCTTATTTTTTCAATCAATTAAATCCTTGTGAAATTGTTGATGTCATCTTAGACGAATCGGAAAATGAATAA
- a CDS encoding NADH-dependent flavin oxidoreductase, whose translation MNKYIELFKPLSLNGFELKNRFVLSPMTLNLTTIDGKMTPEEIAYAKRRAFSAPLQITGGAYFDEFGQLFKYGYSAKSDDDIESLKQLAQAMKTEQNRVILQLAHAGKFAKISLQKYGYTYGPSPEQNNWPFKHDVYEMSIEHIQKVIKAYADATLRAIKAGFNGIEISMAQRLLIQTFFSKIVNKRNDIYSASNFENRSRLALEIVEAIRNVIDRYASKDFIFGFRATPEETYGGEIGYTIDEFNQLIDSIIEKGQISYLAIASWGHDIYLNKVRSESKHKGQLVNKIVYEHIKGRIPVIASGGINTADKCLEAFKYCDLVGLSSVFVADPEFVQKIASNKLESINLSLKKEQLNDLAIPQSSFTDVVNMFGYCETIPSDTLSVLENNAK comes from the coding sequence ATGAATAAATATATTGAACTTTTCAAACCACTTTCACTTAATGGGTTTGAATTAAAAAATAGATTTGTACTTTCACCAATGACATTAAATTTAACAACAATAGATGGCAAAATGACACCTGAAGAAATTGCTTATGCCAAAAGAAGAGCTTTTTCGGCACCATTACAAATCACTGGTGGGGCATATTTTGATGAATTTGGCCAATTGTTTAAATACGGATATAGCGCTAAATCAGACGATGATATTGAATCATTAAAACAACTAGCACAAGCAATGAAAACTGAACAAAACCGAGTTATTTTACAGTTAGCACATGCTGGAAAATTTGCTAAAATTTCTCTTCAAAAATATGGTTATACTTATGGACCATCACCTGAACAAAATAATTGACCTTTCAAACATGATGTTTATGAAATGAGTATTGAGCATATTCAAAAAGTAATTAAAGCCTATGCAGATGCTACTTTACGAGCAATTAAAGCAGGTTTTAATGGTATTGAGATATCAATGGCACAAAGATTATTAATTCAGACTTTTTTTAGCAAAATAGTTAATAAACGCAATGATATTTATTCAGCATCCAATTTTGAAAATCGTTCAAGATTAGCTCTTGAAATAGTTGAAGCAATACGTAATGTGATTGATCGTTATGCTTCTAAGGATTTTATTTTTGGCTTTCGTGCTACACCTGAAGAAACTTATGGCGGCGAAATAGGTTACACAATTGATGAATTTAACCAATTAATTGATTCTATAATTGAAAAAGGACAAATATCTTATTTAGCTATTGCTAGTTGAGGTCATGATATTTATTTAAATAAAGTGCGTTCAGAATCTAAACATAAAGGTCAATTAGTTAATAAAATTGTGTATGAGCATATTAAAGGTAGAATTCCAGTTATTGCTAGCGGTGGAATTAATACAGCCGATAAATGTCTTGAAGCTTTTAAATATTGTGATTTAGTTGGTTTAAGTTCAGTATTTGTTGCTGATCCTGAATTTGTGCAAAAAATTGCGTCAAATAAGCTTGAGTCTATTAATTTATCACTCAAAAAAGAACAACTGAATGATTTAGCAATACCACAAAGTTCGTTCACTGATGTTGTTAATATGTTTGGTTATTGTGAAACTATTCCTAGTGACACTTTGAGTGTTCTTGAAAATAATGCTAAATAA
- a CDS encoding LLM class flavin-dependent oxidoreductase, translating into MKLGVLEHGLLTRDKNYKKTYNDVIDLCKYTEKLNFDSFWVSEQHDVNALVISYPLILLNHLANHTKKIKIGCGGIMLKHYQPYSIAEQINTLNILNPNRFIFGFGSNSGTEKIRQLLNSNNSENYYAKVLKVNEFLNNTNKNTRVKPFSDQYSTPVLLITSEQSAIFAAENKLDIIYGWFLNPSQIYAQIVIDTYIQTYKQKWGLQPDNIGLSVNIVSGFDTNETEQNGKIVAAFRKGVNNWNEFEYYPAPDEFNTEKYNFDADFQRFYKNVFSINSVQDVNKLDEFCKKLNVNNLILLPTMAKQEHKKLALNYVANFYKRNGE; encoded by the coding sequence ATGAAGTTAGGTGTATTAGAACACGGTTTGTTAACTCGCGACAAAAATTATAAAAAAACATACAATGATGTAATAGATTTGTGTAAATATACTGAAAAGTTAAATTTTGATTCTTTTTGAGTTAGTGAACAACATGATGTAAATGCGTTAGTAATTTCATATCCACTTATACTTCTAAATCATTTAGCTAATCACACTAAAAAAATTAAAATTGGTTGTGGTGGAATAATGTTAAAACATTATCAACCTTATTCAATTGCTGAACAAATTAATACTTTAAATATACTTAATCCAAACAGATTTATTTTCGGTTTCGGTAGTAATTCTGGAACAGAAAAAATACGTCAATTATTAAATTCAAATAATAGCGAAAATTATTACGCAAAAGTACTAAAAGTAAATGAATTTCTTAATAATACTAACAAAAATACCCGTGTTAAACCGTTTAGTGATCAATATAGCACACCTGTTTTATTGATTACTTCTGAACAAAGTGCTATTTTTGCTGCTGAAAATAAGTTAGATATAATCTATGGCTGATTTTTAAATCCTTCACAAATTTATGCCCAGATAGTTATCGATACATATATTCAAACATATAAACAAAAATGAGGTTTGCAACCTGATAATATCGGTTTAAGCGTTAATATAGTGAGTGGTTTTGACACAAATGAAACTGAACAAAATGGAAAAATTGTTGCTGCTTTTAGAAAAGGTGTAAATAACTGAAACGAATTTGAGTACTATCCAGCACCAGATGAATTTAACACAGAAAAATATAATTTTGATGCTGATTTTCAAAGATTCTATAAAAATGTTTTTAGTATTAATTCAGTTCAGGATGTCAACAAGCTAGATGAATTTTGCAAAAAACTTAATGTTAATAACTTGATATTGTTACCTACTATGGCTAAACAAGAACATAAAAAACTAGCATTAAATTATGTTGCTAATTTTTACAAAAGAAATGGAGAATAA
- a CDS encoding SIR2 family NAD-dependent protein deacylase produces MMWNNNVKNIKQLLELINQADALVLGIGSGMTAADGIGYTGTRFEQNFSDFIEKFKFLDMLQASVYHFENIQNYWAFHSRFMELNYFNQLPSQSFINLKKFLDNKNFFIITTNSDNALEAANFDDKKIFYIQGKYNLLQCKSMCHNKRYSMDNVVRQMIHEQKNMLVPLEIIPHCPVCGDFLEVNKRLKEKGMVEDEQFFIEKQRYLDFIDQHKNKKILFWEIGVGYSTPMLIKHPFWNMTQQYPNSLYVAMNNRTYRIPNEIKNQTIVINTDIKHVIENLIKEEDDFSRTN; encoded by the coding sequence ATGATGTGAAATAACAATGTTAAAAACATTAAGCAATTACTTGAATTAATTAATCAAGCAGACGCACTTGTTTTAGGAATAGGTTCAGGAATGACAGCGGCAGATGGTATTGGTTATACTGGTACCAGATTTGAACAAAATTTCAGTGATTTTATTGAAAAATTTAAATTTTTGGATATGCTACAAGCAAGTGTATATCACTTTGAAAACATTCAAAATTATTGAGCTTTTCACAGTCGTTTCATGGAATTAAATTATTTTAATCAACTACCTAGTCAAAGTTTTATAAATTTGAAAAAATTTTTAGATAATAAAAACTTTTTCATTATTACTACAAATTCTGATAATGCATTAGAAGCAGCAAATTTTGATGATAAAAAAATATTTTATATTCAGGGTAAATATAATTTATTACAGTGCAAATCTATGTGTCATAACAAAAGATATTCAATGGATAATGTTGTTCGCCAAATGATTCATGAACAAAAAAATATGTTAGTTCCTTTAGAAATTATTCCACATTGTCCGGTTTGTGGTGATTTCTTGGAAGTTAATAAAAGACTTAAAGAAAAAGGAATGGTTGAGGATGAACAATTTTTTATTGAAAAACAACGATATTTAGATTTTATAGATCAACACAAAAATAAAAAAATTTTATTTTGAGAAATAGGTGTTGGTTATTCAACACCAATGTTAATTAAACATCCATTTTGAAATATGACACAACAATACCCTAATTCGTTATACGTTGCGATGAATAATCGCACTTACCGTATTCCAAATGAAATAAAAAACCAAACAATAGTAATTAATACAGATATAAAACATGTTATAGAAAATTTAATAAAGGAAGAAGATGATTTTAGTAGAACCAATTAG